Proteins encoded within one genomic window of Deltaproteobacteria bacterium HGW-Deltaproteobacteria-2:
- the rpsB gene encoding 30S ribosomal protein S2, with product MSAISMKLLLEAGVHFGHQTNKWNPKMKPYIFGARNNIYIIDLQQTVGLFQTAYNFVIDVVSQGKEVLFVGTKKQSQEAIKEDAVRSGMPYVNQRWLGGMLTNFATIKKSIDRLNTLTNMFNDDSIKAFPKKEITKLQKEKEKLENVLGGIRNMKSTPAAIFIVDPSREHITVNEAKKLRIPIVAIVDTNCDPDAIDYIIPGNDDAIRAIKLFTSKFADAVLEGKKRLQEKLTAESNKETDVIVETKPEETDIPASIEIEDKIAQSEE from the coding sequence ATGTCAGCAATTTCAATGAAACTTTTACTGGAAGCTGGTGTTCATTTCGGACATCAGACAAACAAATGGAATCCCAAGATGAAACCATACATCTTCGGGGCAAGAAACAACATCTACATTATCGATCTTCAGCAGACCGTCGGTTTGTTTCAGACGGCGTATAATTTTGTGATTGATGTTGTCAGTCAGGGCAAAGAAGTACTTTTTGTGGGCACAAAAAAACAATCACAGGAAGCCATTAAAGAAGATGCTGTGCGCTCCGGCATGCCTTATGTCAATCAACGTTGGCTCGGCGGAATGTTGACGAATTTCGCTACAATTAAAAAGAGTATTGATCGTTTAAACACCTTGACGAACATGTTCAATGATGACTCCATTAAAGCTTTTCCTAAAAAAGAAATAACCAAATTGCAAAAGGAAAAGGAAAAACTGGAAAATGTTTTAGGTGGAATCAGAAACATGAAATCCACACCGGCGGCTATTTTTATCGTTGATCCCAGCCGTGAACATATAACGGTTAATGAAGCGAAAAAATTAAGGATTCCGATAGTGGCTATAGTTGATACGAATTGTGATCCTGATGCTATCGATTATATTATACCGGGAAATGATGATGCCATCAGAGCGATTAAATTGTTTACCTCTAAATTTGCCGATGCGGTTTTGGAAGGGAAAAAACGTCTGCAAGAAAAGCTAACGGCAGAATCGAATAAGGAAACAGATGTGATTGTCGAAACCAAGCCGGAGGAAACAGATATTCCCGCAAGCATAGAAATCGAAGATAAGATTGCACAATCTGAAGAGTAA